One genomic segment of Rhodothermales bacterium includes these proteins:
- a CDS encoding T9SS type A sorting domain-containing protein — MPRRLHIVSLVLGLCLALGSTTVHAQLMVEPLDLNVAVEQETTATRSVTLTNAGEEPLTFCVTFDRPLQRRSPVLRLSEQATGELPCGTYGEVLYYFDEDDLGSGWGPSGVVMTPEGRLFTTELSALHRTFEFTPDLTLVRSFENPTVAELTPFAGTIGIGYDTESGTLWWMNLERENGSGSRTRRVLLLEGDLTGRRIEIAPPDDPIDDFSPGGLAYDPSTDHFLFSAVLGDGENRDNWQFWAVDRDGTVPEGYPVRPEPYPDGIFNIIDAHGGAEGGPDGVRIEYGVYPPGALGFSRIAVVDRWGNDEGEELETPVPPVLLEAGGAGPRGNPLRSRIDPNGMMYMTFNNFNHRGIVGVRPHPLPPSWLVVNSDAGSEGAWDGTLAPGASREIALTFRAGARAVGDYTSALQAFVAATGEAVEVPLSLTVTQGTGAEDAGAEPAVSSLSVYPNPARASATVALTLDAAANARVVVYDVLGRAVAMLADGALGAGTHELMLDGRGLPVGVYVVRVVGDGLALTHRLTLLR; from the coding sequence ATGCCTCGCAGACTGCATATCGTATCCCTCGTGCTTGGGCTGTGCCTCGCGCTCGGCAGCACAACCGTGCACGCGCAACTCATGGTTGAGCCGTTGGATCTCAATGTGGCCGTGGAGCAAGAGACGACGGCGACGCGTAGCGTCACGCTCACCAACGCGGGGGAGGAACCGCTCACCTTCTGCGTCACCTTCGACCGGCCATTGCAGCGGCGGAGTCCGGTGCTACGACTTAGTGAACAGGCGACGGGCGAATTACCCTGCGGGACCTACGGCGAGGTGCTCTACTACTTCGACGAGGACGATCTCGGGAGTGGGTGGGGACCTTCCGGCGTCGTGATGACGCCCGAAGGTCGTCTCTTTACTACTGAATTGAGTGCTCTCCATCGGACGTTCGAGTTCACCCCCGACCTTACTCTCGTCCGCTCATTCGAGAACCCCACTGTCGCAGAACTCACGCCGTTCGCTGGCACGATAGGGATAGGCTATGACACCGAGAGCGGCACGCTCTGGTGGATGAACCTCGAACGTGAGAATGGGAGCGGAAGCCGCACGCGCCGCGTGCTGCTCCTCGAAGGCGACCTCACCGGCCGCCGCATCGAGATTGCCCCGCCCGATGACCCCATTGACGACTTCAGTCCTGGCGGTCTTGCCTACGACCCCAGCACCGATCACTTCCTCTTCTCGGCGGTGCTCGGCGACGGCGAGAACCGCGACAACTGGCAATTCTGGGCCGTGGACCGCGACGGTACCGTGCCCGAGGGCTACCCCGTTCGCCCAGAGCCTTATCCCGATGGCATCTTCAACATCATTGACGCCCATGGGGGCGCAGAAGGTGGCCCCGACGGCGTGCGGATCGAGTACGGGGTGTACCCGCCGGGAGCGCTTGGCTTCAGCCGGATTGCGGTCGTGGATCGGTGGGGCAACGACGAAGGCGAGGAGCTGGAGACGCCGGTGCCGCCGGTGCTCTTGGAGGCGGGCGGCGCCGGTCCGCGGGGGAACCCGCTCCGTAGTCGTATCGACCCCAACGGCATGATGTACATGACGTTCAACAACTTCAACCACAGAGGTATCGTCGGCGTCCGTCCGCACCCGCTCCCGCCGTCGTGGCTTGTGGTAAACTCGGACGCGGGGTCGGAGGGGGCGTGGGACGGGACGCTGGCGCCGGGCGCGAGCCGCGAGATCGCGCTGACGTTCCGAGCAGGAGCGCGTGCCGTGGGCGACTACACCTCGGCGCTGCAGGCGTTCGTTGCGGCGACGGGTGAAGCCGTCGAGGTACCGCTCTCGCTGACGGTGACGCAGGGGACGGGTGCCGAGGACGCGGGAGCCGAACCTGCGGTGTCGAGCCTGTCGGTGTACCCGAATCCGGCGCGTGCTTCGGCAACGGTGGCGCTCACGCTTGACGCGGCAGCCAACGCGCGGGTCGTGGTCTACGACGTGCTCGGACGGGCGGTGGCGATGCTCGCCGATGGAGCGCTCGGCGCGGGGACGCACGAACTGATGCTCGACGGGCGCGGGCTGCCGGTAGGGGTGTACGTCGTCCGCGTCGTCGGCGACGGGCTCGCGCTCACGCATCGGCTGACGCTGCTGCGGTAG
- the pta gene encoding phosphate acetyltransferase, with translation MIDLLSRAKKLNKRIVLPEGEDPRTIRAAHTIVEQGIARPVLLGNEERIRATSAEIGVTLPHTVPIIDPSRTERATEYAQELFQLRKHKGMTYEQARETAQDVLYFGDLMVRRGEADGCVAGAAHPTPDVLRAAIHCIGVDEHSALVSSFFLMILPDGRPVTFADCGVVPTPDVDQLASIGIDAARSHKLLTGEEPRVAFLSFSTKGSADDEAVTHVQQATAKAQARRPDLAIDGELQFDAAFVPSVGERKAPGSDVAGHANVFVFPTLDAGNIGYKIAQRVGGAEAFGPILQGLKKPANDLSRGADAEDIVNVVAITAILAGQED, from the coding sequence ATGATCGACCTCCTCTCTCGCGCCAAGAAGCTGAACAAGCGCATCGTCCTTCCCGAAGGCGAGGACCCCCGCACGATCCGCGCCGCCCACACGATCGTTGAGCAGGGGATCGCTCGGCCCGTGCTCCTCGGCAACGAAGAGCGCATCCGCGCCACGTCCGCCGAGATCGGCGTGACGCTCCCGCACACCGTCCCGATCATCGACCCGTCTCGGACGGAGCGGGCGACGGAGTACGCGCAGGAGCTGTTTCAACTCCGCAAGCATAAAGGGATGACGTACGAGCAGGCGCGCGAAACCGCGCAGGACGTGCTCTACTTCGGCGATCTCATGGTGCGTCGGGGCGAGGCCGACGGCTGCGTCGCCGGCGCGGCGCACCCGACGCCGGACGTGCTCCGCGCCGCGATCCACTGCATCGGCGTCGACGAGCACTCGGCGCTCGTGTCGAGTTTCTTCCTCATGATCCTGCCCGACGGACGGCCCGTCACGTTCGCCGACTGCGGCGTCGTGCCGACGCCCGACGTCGATCAACTCGCCTCGATTGGCATCGACGCGGCGCGGTCGCACAAGCTGCTCACGGGCGAGGAGCCCCGTGTCGCGTTCCTCTCGTTCTCAACGAAGGGCAGCGCCGACGACGAGGCGGTGACGCACGTGCAGCAGGCGACGGCGAAAGCGCAGGCTCGCCGTCCCGATCTCGCGATCGACGGCGAGCTGCAGTTCGACGCGGCGTTCGTGCCGTCGGTCGGCGAGCGGAAAGCGCCGGGCTCGGATGTGGCCGGGCACGCAAACGTGTTCGTCTTTCCGACGCTCGACGCGGGCAACATCGGGTACAAAATCGCCCAGCGCGTCGGCGGCGCTGAGGCGTTCGGGCCGATTCTGCAAGGCCTGAAGAAGCCCGCCAACGACCTCTCCCGCGGCGCCGATGCCGAGGACATCGTCAACGTCGTAGCGATCACGGCGATTCTCGCCGGGCAAGAGGACTGA
- the pruA gene encoding L-glutamate gamma-semialdehyde dehydrogenase, with protein MTNAILSPPIPVNEPVRSYAPGSPERASLRARLLEMREETVNIPAVIGGERVETGRTAEVVAPHEHSRVLGIEHKCGEAEVNRAIEAAVEARHDWMRMDWNDRAAIFLRAADLLEGPWRDTLNASTMLGQSKNPYQAEIDAACELIDFFRYNVHFMRQIYEDQPFSPPGQWNQVEYRPLEGFVFAVTPFNFTSIAGNLPTAPALMGNTVLWKPATTALLSAHYIMELLEAAGLPPGVINMVPGSGPDVGDPVIASEHFTGLHFTGSTGTFNHLWREIANNLGHYRTYPRIVGETGGKDFIVAHESAEPEAVATAIVRGAFEYQGQKCSAASRVYIPEALWPAVEESLMSQLDELKMGPVEDFSNFVNAVIDRKSFDNITSYIDRAKQDGGVRIAHGGGSDDSEGFYIEPTVLVADDPKYETMCDELFGPVASLYVAPKSQRFSETLRLVDRTSPYALTGAVFARDRAAVAEARDTLAEAAGNFYINDKPTGAVVGQQPFGGARGSGTNDKAGSRVNLLRWTSLRAIKETFDPPTHYAYPFLGADEPAANGQEKHTDV; from the coding sequence ATGACGAACGCCATCCTCTCCCCGCCCATCCCCGTCAACGAGCCCGTCCGCTCCTACGCCCCCGGCAGCCCCGAGCGCGCCTCGCTCCGCGCCCGCCTCCTGGAGATGCGCGAGGAGACGGTCAACATCCCCGCCGTGATCGGCGGCGAGCGCGTCGAGACCGGGCGCACGGCGGAGGTCGTCGCGCCGCACGAGCACAGCCGCGTCCTCGGGATCGAACACAAGTGCGGCGAGGCCGAGGTCAATCGCGCGATCGAGGCCGCCGTCGAGGCCCGGCACGACTGGATGCGGATGGACTGGAACGACCGCGCCGCCATCTTCCTCCGCGCCGCCGACCTCCTCGAAGGCCCGTGGCGCGACACGCTCAACGCGTCGACCATGCTCGGCCAGAGCAAGAACCCGTACCAGGCCGAGATCGACGCCGCCTGCGAGCTGATCGACTTCTTCCGCTACAACGTCCACTTCATGCGGCAGATCTACGAGGACCAGCCGTTCTCGCCGCCCGGCCAATGGAACCAGGTCGAGTACCGTCCACTCGAAGGGTTCGTCTTCGCCGTCACGCCCTTCAACTTCACGAGCATCGCCGGCAACCTCCCGACGGCGCCTGCGCTGATGGGCAACACGGTCCTGTGGAAGCCGGCGACGACGGCGCTCCTCTCGGCCCACTACATCATGGAACTGCTGGAGGCGGCCGGCCTCCCGCCCGGCGTCATCAACATGGTCCCCGGCAGCGGCCCCGACGTCGGCGACCCGGTGATCGCGTCGGAGCACTTCACCGGGCTCCACTTCACGGGTTCGACGGGCACGTTCAACCACCTCTGGCGCGAGATCGCGAACAACCTCGGCCACTACCGGACGTACCCGCGCATCGTCGGCGAGACGGGCGGGAAGGACTTCATCGTCGCCCACGAGTCGGCCGAGCCCGAGGCCGTCGCCACGGCGATCGTGCGCGGCGCGTTCGAGTACCAGGGGCAGAAGTGCTCGGCGGCGTCGCGCGTTTACATCCCCGAAGCGCTCTGGCCCGCCGTCGAGGAGTCGCTCATGAGCCAGCTCGACGAGCTGAAGATGGGGCCGGTCGAGGACTTTTCGAACTTCGTCAACGCCGTCATCGACCGGAAGTCGTTCGACAACATCACGAGCTACATCGACCGGGCGAAGCAGGACGGCGGCGTCCGCATCGCCCACGGCGGCGGCTCCGACGACAGCGAGGGGTTCTACATCGAGCCGACCGTGCTCGTCGCCGACGACCCGAAGTACGAGACGATGTGCGACGAGTTGTTCGGCCCCGTCGCCTCGCTCTACGTCGCGCCCAAGTCGCAGCGCTTCAGCGAGACGCTCCGGCTCGTCGACCGGACGAGCCCGTACGCCCTCACCGGCGCCGTCTTCGCGCGGGACCGCGCCGCCGTCGCCGAGGCGCGCGACACGCTCGCCGAGGCCGCCGGCAACTTCTACATCAACGACAAGCCGACCGGGGCCGTCGTCGGGCAGCAGCCGTTCGGCGGGGCGCGCGGCTCGGGCACGAACGACAAGGCCGGCTCGCGCGTCAACCTCCTCCGGTGGACCAGCCTCCGCGCTATCAAAGAGACGTTCGACCCGCCTACGCACTACGCCTATCCCTTCCTCGGCGCTGACGAACCGGCCGCGAACGGGCAGGAGAAGCACACTGACGTATGA
- a CDS encoding GntR family transcriptional regulator, with amino-acid sequence MIQLDRDASTPIVEQLAEQLRFHLATGRFRPGERLPSTRAFGEQLGVSFHTVRKAYQQLETEGLLQARQGSGYTAVERAPAPAEDRMERGAGVVQEAIQKLIGLGLDEGEVEYLFQEQLAFLDDPGSRPNIVFAASYRELAEACAEQVSAAVQERVDAVALADLDRHADADLVVTPHPSLRAAAGAVPLAEAVGVLVHPPPDTLHLVARLAPTATLGLVTRYSDAVGPILDELRHLTGFPGPALALQSDADRERLADFITDVDLLLFTPQARRKLRPLLDDVAHAPLNPIVDPASLDTVREAMRR; translated from the coding sequence ATGATCCAACTCGACCGCGACGCCAGCACGCCGATCGTGGAGCAGCTCGCCGAGCAGCTCCGGTTCCACCTCGCCACCGGGCGCTTCCGGCCCGGCGAGCGGCTGCCGTCGACGCGGGCGTTCGGCGAGCAGCTCGGCGTGTCGTTTCACACGGTGCGGAAGGCGTACCAGCAGCTCGAAACCGAGGGGCTCCTGCAGGCGCGGCAGGGCAGCGGCTACACCGCCGTCGAGCGCGCGCCGGCCCCGGCGGAGGACCGGATGGAACGCGGCGCGGGCGTCGTGCAGGAAGCGATCCAGAAGCTGATCGGGCTCGGCCTGGACGAGGGCGAGGTCGAATACCTCTTTCAGGAGCAGCTCGCCTTCCTCGACGACCCCGGCTCGCGCCCCAACATCGTTTTCGCCGCGTCGTACCGCGAGCTCGCCGAGGCGTGCGCCGAGCAGGTCAGCGCCGCCGTGCAAGAGCGCGTCGACGCCGTCGCCCTCGCCGACCTCGACCGCCACGCCGACGCCGACCTCGTCGTGACGCCGCACCCGAGCCTGCGGGCCGCGGCCGGGGCCGTCCCCCTCGCCGAAGCCGTCGGCGTGCTCGTCCACCCGCCGCCGGACACGCTCCACCTCGTCGCCCGCCTCGCCCCCACCGCGACGCTCGGCCTCGTCACACGCTACAGCGACGCCGTCGGCCCCATCCTCGACGAGCTCCGCCACCTCACCGGCTTCCCCGGCCCCGCCCTCGCCCTCCAATCCGACGCCGACCGCGAGCGCCTCGCCGACTTCATCACGGACGTGGACCTCCTGCTCTTCACACCCCAAGCCCGCCGCAAACTCCGCCCCCTCCTCGACGACGTGGCGCACGCCCCGCTCAACCCTATCGTCGATCCGGCCTCGCTGGACACGGTGCGGGAGGCGATGCGTCGCTAG
- a CDS encoding YceI family protein translates to MRRTLFRIVPTLLVGILLTGFAAHRTEAPDRPTKPPTSERAVFEIDKAHSMVGFKVRHLGLSNVTGTFSDYMARVELDPTDLSSMSVAARINVASVDTGNERRDADLRSDNFFDAAQHPQIRFQSTGVTDIDGNMFKLAGDLTIRGVTKSVVLDGELIGVATGPMGKQRVGIEARTTIDRRDFGLTWNRLTEAGGVIVGHDVTILLDIQAVHS, encoded by the coding sequence ATGCGACGCACCCTCTTCCGCATCGTCCCCACGCTGCTCGTCGGCATCCTGCTCACCGGTTTCGCGGCACACCGCACCGAGGCACCCGACCGGCCGACGAAGCCGCCCACGTCCGAACGCGCCGTGTTCGAGATCGACAAAGCGCACAGCATGGTCGGGTTCAAAGTCCGCCACCTCGGGCTCTCGAACGTCACCGGCACGTTCTCCGACTACATGGCCCGCGTAGAACTCGACCCGACCGACCTCTCGTCGATGTCCGTCGCTGCGCGGATCAACGTCGCGAGCGTCGACACCGGCAACGAACGCCGCGACGCCGACCTCCGCTCGGACAACTTCTTCGATGCCGCCCAGCATCCACAGATCCGCTTCCAGAGCACGGGAGTGACCGACATCGACGGCAACATGTTCAAGCTCGCAGGCGACCTCACGATCCGCGGCGTCACGAAGTCCGTCGTACTCGACGGCGAGCTGATCGGCGTGGCAACGGGGCCGATGGGCAAGCAGCGCGTCGGCATCGAGGCCCGCACGACGATCGACCGGCGCGACTTCGGGCTGACGTGGAACCGACTCACCGAGGCCGGTGGCGTGATCGTCGGCCACGACGTGACGATCCTCCTCGACATCCAGGCCGTCCATTCGTGA
- a CDS encoding peroxiredoxin: MAIETGQQAPDFTLYTDKNEAFTLSEMRDGKSTVLLFFPGAFTGVCTAEMCSVNDDLSRYQDLDAQVVGISTDSPFVLSEFKKRYDLGFPLLSDHNAQVSEQYGAKYHNDFTDMKLDRISKRSAFVIDADGEVKYAEVLENAGKQPDFEAIQQALRDLQ; the protein is encoded by the coding sequence ATGGCTATCGAAACCGGGCAGCAAGCCCCCGACTTCACCCTCTACACCGACAAGAACGAGGCGTTCACGCTCTCCGAGATGCGCGACGGCAAGAGCACGGTGCTCCTGTTCTTCCCCGGCGCGTTCACCGGCGTCTGCACCGCCGAGATGTGCTCCGTTAACGACGACCTCTCACGCTATCAGGACCTCGATGCCCAGGTCGTTGGCATCTCGACGGACTCGCCGTTCGTGCTGAGCGAGTTCAAAAAGCGCTATGACCTCGGCTTCCCGCTCCTCAGCGACCACAACGCCCAGGTCAGCGAGCAGTACGGCGCGAAGTACCACAACGACTTCACCGACATGAAGCTCGACCGGATCTCGAAGCGGTCCGCATTCGTGATCGACGCCGACGGCGAGGTGAAGTACGCCGAGGTACTGGAGAACGCAGGCAAGCAGCCCGATTTCGAAGCGATCCAGCAGGCACTTCGCGATCTCCAGTAG
- a CDS encoding MoaD/ThiS family protein codes for MSHGEADAAEQIGVHVLFFSVLRERVGAGAVAVSLPAPATGNVLLDRLIERYPALADFRPVVRLAVNQQYVAGETALHDGDEVALLTPTSGG; via the coding sequence ATGTCCCACGGCGAGGCCGACGCGGCCGAACAGATCGGCGTGCATGTGTTGTTCTTCAGCGTGCTCCGCGAGCGCGTCGGGGCGGGCGCGGTGGCGGTGTCGCTGCCCGCGCCCGCGACAGGCAATGTGTTGCTGGACCGGCTGATCGAACGCTACCCCGCGCTCGCTGACTTCCGCCCCGTCGTCCGCCTCGCCGTGAACCAACAGTACGTTGCTGGCGAAACAGCTTTGCACGACGGGGACGAAGTCGCGCTCCTCACCCCGACGAGTGGTGGCTGA
- a CDS encoding molybdenum cofactor biosynthesis protein MoaE → MPVGEVSAFLAAPEAGGLSLFVGTTRQWTGERETVRLWYEAYEPMALAELGHLADEAAERWPVARCCLLHRLGEVPVAESSVVVGVATPHRAEAFAACRWLIDTLKERVPIWKRETFADGSEAWVRPHG, encoded by the coding sequence CTGCCGGTGGGGGAGGTGTCCGCTTTCCTCGCTGCGCCCGAAGCGGGCGGCCTCAGCCTGTTCGTCGGGACGACGCGGCAGTGGACGGGGGAGCGGGAGACGGTGCGGCTGTGGTACGAAGCGTACGAGCCCATGGCGCTCGCCGAACTCGGCCATCTCGCCGACGAAGCGGCCGAGCGGTGGCCCGTCGCGCGGTGTTGCCTGCTCCACCGGCTCGGCGAGGTGCCGGTCGCCGAGTCGAGCGTCGTCGTCGGTGTGGCGACGCCGCACCGGGCGGAGGCGTTCGCCGCGTGCCGGTGGCTCATCGATACCTTGAAAGAGCGCGTGCCGATCTGGAAGCGCGAGACGTTCGCCGACGGCTCCGAGGCGTGGGTCCGCCCGCACGGGTAG
- a CDS encoding ABC transporter permease — MAARSSASFQRFVALRYLRGAQGRDEGRRFLRFVTYAAIGGVALGVAALLLSLMIVRGFSREIEEKIVGFGAHVRVESYVDQPLTDDTLATSLARLPGVARVTPVVDEFALLRSKSGIDGAVVTGTVEGRQDFLAEQVQEGTFTFAPDSAGRPGVVIGRALADLLAVEVGGQLTAFSMREVGAATFARPRVRAFHVAGIYETGLADFDEVFAYTDLEAARALFGYADDQVTRFDLQLDDLDRADATAEAINEAYGVPVYARSIFQVQQNLFAWVNLQQSVVPLVIGVIVLVAAFNIIGTLLMVTLEKTREIGIILSMGCPADGVKRLFVWLGFLIGVVGTGLGMGLALVLALLQLEFGLIPLPQEAYYIDTAPVELSAFDFVLVAVVSLALCTLSAYLPARVASRVDPVRSIRFAQ; from the coding sequence ATGGCCGCTCGCTCCTCTGCCTCCTTCCAGCGCTTCGTCGCGCTCCGCTACCTGCGCGGGGCGCAGGGCCGCGATGAGGGGCGGCGCTTCCTCCGTTTCGTCACGTACGCCGCGATTGGCGGCGTGGCGCTCGGCGTGGCGGCGCTCCTGCTCTCGCTGATGATCGTGCGCGGGTTCAGCCGCGAGATCGAGGAGAAGATCGTCGGGTTCGGCGCGCACGTACGCGTCGAGAGCTACGTCGACCAGCCGCTCACCGACGACACGCTCGCGACGAGCCTCGCCCGGCTGCCTGGCGTCGCGCGCGTCACGCCCGTCGTGGACGAGTTCGCCCTGCTCCGCTCGAAGTCGGGGATCGACGGGGCTGTCGTGACGGGGACGGTCGAGGGGCGGCAGGACTTCCTCGCCGAGCAGGTGCAGGAGGGCACGTTCACGTTTGCGCCCGACTCGGCGGGTCGGCCCGGCGTGGTGATCGGCCGAGCGCTCGCCGACCTGCTCGCCGTCGAGGTCGGCGGCCAGCTCACGGCGTTTTCGATGCGGGAGGTAGGCGCGGCGACCTTCGCCCGGCCGCGCGTCCGCGCCTTCCACGTCGCCGGCATCTACGAAACCGGCCTCGCCGACTTCGACGAGGTGTTTGCCTACACTGACCTCGAAGCTGCCCGCGCGCTCTTCGGCTACGCCGACGATCAGGTCACCCGGTTCGACCTCCAACTCGACGACCTCGACCGCGCCGACGCCACGGCCGAGGCCATCAACGAGGCGTACGGCGTGCCGGTCTACGCCCGGTCCATCTTCCAGGTGCAGCAGAACCTGTTCGCGTGGGTGAACCTCCAGCAGAGCGTCGTCCCGCTCGTGATCGGCGTGATCGTGCTCGTGGCGGCGTTCAACATCATCGGAACCCTGCTGATGGTGACACTCGAGAAGACGCGCGAGATCGGGATCATCCTCTCGATGGGGTGCCCGGCAGACGGCGTGAAGCGACTGTTCGTGTGGCTCGGCTTCCTCATCGGTGTCGTCGGGACGGGGCTGGGGATGGGGCTGGCGCTCGTGCTCGCCCTCCTGCAACTGGAGTTCGGGCTGATCCCGCTCCCGCAAGAGGCGTACTACATCGACACGGCGCCGGTAGAACTCAGCGCGTTCGACTTCGTACTGGTAGCCGTCGTGTCGCTCGCGCTGTGCACGCTGTCGGCGTACCTCCCGGCCCGCGTCGCCTCCCGCGTCGATCCCGTTCGGTCGATCCGCTTCGCGCAGTGA